One Cupriavidus oxalaticus genomic region harbors:
- the shc gene encoding squalene--hopene cyclase: MSMNETAFATTAPPIRIAADPAFAPAFGQQSAAQELDHGIGVAVDALLHQQRPDGHWVYELEADATIPAEYVLMVHYLGEAPDLALEARIARYLRRIQNADGGWPLFHDGRADVSASVKAYFALKMAGDDPQAPHMARARQAIHAMGGAEATNVFTRTLLALYGVMPWTAVPMMPVEIMLLPRWFPFHLSKVSYWARTVIVPLLVLNSLRPRARNPRGVGIGELFSNPRRSVGLAPRAPHQHAGWYNLFRGLDALLRVAEPAFPGLLRRRAIAAAQRFVRERLNGEDGLGAIFPAMANSVMMFDVLGVPADDPARAVARRSVERLLVEHGDEAYCQPCLSPVWDTALAAHALLETGEARAAAAVGRALDWLKPLQVLDVRGDWSVRRPRVRPGGWAFQYANAHYPDVDDTAVVAAAMDRYMREHAAPGRYDEAAARAAEWIVGMQSGNGGWGAFEPENTHLYLNNIPFADHGALLDPPTADVSARCLSMLCQTGATPASSEPAARALRYLLAEQMPDGSWFGRWGTNYIYGTWSALCALNAAGLGPDAPAVRRAADWLAGIQNEDGGWGEDGGSYRLDYRGHEPAPSVASQTAWALLALMAAGAVQHPAVARGIGYLLRTQRPPQEGGLWHEPRFTAVGFPRVFYLRYHGYARYFPLWALARYRNLQRGGDDGGGGEGRVTWGL; the protein is encoded by the coding sequence ATGTCGATGAACGAGACCGCCTTCGCCACGACAGCCCCGCCTATCCGGATCGCCGCCGATCCCGCATTCGCCCCTGCGTTCGGCCAGCAATCTGCCGCACAGGAGCTCGACCACGGCATCGGCGTCGCCGTCGATGCGCTGCTGCACCAGCAGCGCCCCGATGGCCACTGGGTCTACGAGCTGGAAGCCGACGCCACCATCCCGGCCGAATACGTGCTGATGGTGCACTACCTTGGCGAGGCGCCCGACCTGGCGCTCGAAGCGCGCATCGCGCGCTACCTGCGCCGCATCCAGAACGCCGATGGCGGCTGGCCGCTGTTCCATGACGGGCGGGCGGACGTCAGCGCCAGCGTGAAGGCATACTTCGCGCTGAAGATGGCGGGCGACGATCCGCAGGCCCCGCACATGGCGCGCGCGCGCCAGGCCATCCATGCCATGGGCGGCGCCGAGGCCACCAACGTGTTCACGCGCACCCTGCTGGCGCTGTACGGCGTGATGCCGTGGACGGCGGTGCCGATGATGCCGGTGGAGATCATGCTGCTGCCGCGCTGGTTCCCGTTCCACCTGTCCAAGGTCTCTTACTGGGCGCGCACGGTGATCGTGCCGCTGCTGGTGCTGAACAGCCTGCGCCCGCGCGCGCGCAACCCGCGCGGGGTCGGCATCGGCGAACTCTTCTCCAATCCGCGCCGCAGCGTCGGCCTGGCGCCGCGCGCGCCGCACCAGCATGCCGGCTGGTACAACCTGTTCCGCGGCCTCGACGCGCTGCTGCGCGTGGCCGAGCCGGCGTTCCCGGGCCTGCTGCGCCGGCGCGCCATCGCCGCGGCGCAACGGTTCGTGCGCGAGCGGCTGAACGGCGAGGACGGGCTCGGCGCGATCTTCCCGGCGATGGCCAACAGCGTCATGATGTTCGACGTGCTGGGCGTGCCGGCCGACGATCCCGCGCGCGCGGTGGCGCGGCGCTCGGTCGAGCGGCTGCTGGTCGAGCATGGCGACGAGGCCTACTGCCAGCCCTGCCTGTCGCCGGTGTGGGACACCGCGCTGGCCGCGCATGCGCTGCTCGAAACCGGCGAGGCGCGCGCGGCCGCGGCCGTGGGGCGCGCGCTGGACTGGCTCAAGCCGCTGCAGGTGCTCGACGTGCGCGGCGACTGGAGCGTGCGCCGCCCGCGGGTGCGCCCGGGCGGCTGGGCCTTCCAGTACGCCAACGCGCATTACCCGGACGTCGACGACACCGCCGTCGTGGCGGCGGCGATGGACCGCTACATGCGCGAACACGCCGCGCCGGGCCGCTACGACGAAGCGGCGGCGCGCGCGGCCGAATGGATCGTCGGCATGCAGAGCGGCAACGGCGGCTGGGGCGCATTCGAGCCCGAAAACACGCACCTGTACCTGAACAACATCCCCTTCGCCGACCACGGCGCGCTGCTCGACCCGCCCACCGCGGATGTCTCGGCACGCTGCCTGTCGATGCTGTGCCAGACCGGCGCCACGCCCGCCAGCAGCGAGCCCGCCGCGCGCGCGCTGCGCTACCTGCTGGCCGAGCAGATGCCGGATGGCAGCTGGTTCGGCCGCTGGGGCACCAACTACATCTACGGCACCTGGAGCGCGCTGTGCGCGCTGAATGCGGCCGGCCTGGGGCCCGACGCGCCCGCGGTGCGGCGCGCCGCCGACTGGCTGGCCGGCATCCAGAACGAAGACGGCGGCTGGGGCGAAGACGGTGGCAGCTACCGGCTCGACTACCGCGGCCATGAGCCCGCGCCCAGCGTGGCATCGCAGACTGCCTGGGCCTTGCTGGCGCTGATGGCGGCCGGCGCGGTGCAGCACCCGGCGGTCGCGCGCGGCATCGGCTACCTGCTGCGCACGCAGCGCCCGCCGCAGGAGGGCGGGCTCTGGCACGAGCCGCGCTTCACCGCCGTGGGTTTCCCGCGCGTGTTCTACCTGCGCTACCACGGCTACGCGCGCTATTTCCCGCTGTGGGCGCTGGCGCGCTACCGCAACCTGCAGCGTGGCGGTGACGATGGCGGCGGCGGTGAGGGCCGCGTGACGTGGGGCCTGTGA
- a CDS encoding FecR family protein has protein sequence MRKWIGTAALAWLAGVAGPAQAGPAGAEGADFLYLVEPGDTLIGLAERYMASADGWRTLQRLNGVADPYRLVPGSRLRIPLSQIPEQAASARVVYVNGEVRANGRPVQVGMSLDESARIETPAAGSVTLELPDRSRITLPPNTTVAVRRLRTFARSGLTDTVIRIEQGGADTRVAPEGSGVGRFELHTPMMVTGVRGTSYRVAADAAGSRSEVLAGRVGVSAARPARPVPAGHAMSAAAQVSAGYGVGVSDRGRLSQPVALLPAPVLLPPADTVLGPAFDAAWQPVSGASAYHVKVARDAALTEVAWSGTTTDTRARPEGLPEGTLYLAVSAVDANRLTGLAAQAPVAVRLNPPAPFTLQPAADAVRYGETVAFAWAAVPGAASYELAVAGDAGFAGAVALHPAAEPASAQPQAPGQYWWRVRSVDAAGRPGPWSAPVAYRVEPPGPVPSMQDDGKTLQVGWPADRGAGTGYRVQLSADAGFATLLVDQHTETNAIELPRPAPGVYYVRVARAAPGAVPDTGAFSAPQRIEIFTYLMDGNGAAIGAGVGTDGGAGGGTGGGGRIRLH, from the coding sequence ATGCGTAAATGGATTGGCACGGCTGCGCTGGCCTGGTTGGCCGGCGTGGCAGGTCCGGCCCAGGCCGGGCCGGCGGGCGCGGAGGGCGCCGATTTCCTGTACCTGGTGGAGCCGGGCGATACCCTGATCGGGCTGGCCGAGCGCTACATGGCGTCGGCCGATGGCTGGCGCACGCTGCAGCGGCTCAACGGCGTGGCGGACCCTTACCGGCTCGTGCCCGGCTCGCGGCTGCGCATCCCGCTGAGCCAGATCCCCGAGCAGGCCGCGTCGGCGCGCGTGGTCTATGTCAACGGCGAAGTGCGCGCCAACGGCCGGCCGGTGCAGGTGGGCATGTCGCTGGACGAATCGGCACGGATCGAGACCCCGGCGGCCGGCTCGGTCACGCTGGAACTGCCGGACCGCAGCCGCATCACGCTGCCGCCAAATACCACGGTGGCCGTGCGCCGGCTGCGCACGTTCGCGCGCAGTGGCCTGACCGATACCGTGATCCGCATCGAGCAGGGCGGCGCCGATACCCGCGTGGCGCCCGAGGGCAGCGGCGTGGGCCGCTTCGAGCTGCATACGCCGATGATGGTCACGGGCGTGCGCGGCACCAGCTACCGGGTCGCGGCCGACGCCGCGGGCAGCCGCAGCGAGGTGCTGGCAGGCCGCGTCGGCGTCAGCGCGGCGCGCCCGGCCAGGCCCGTACCCGCCGGTCACGCCATGTCGGCGGCGGCGCAAGTGAGCGCCGGCTATGGTGTCGGCGTGTCCGACCGCGGCCGGCTGTCGCAGCCGGTGGCGCTGCTGCCGGCGCCGGTGTTGCTGCCCCCGGCCGATACCGTGCTGGGCCCGGCCTTCGACGCCGCCTGGCAGCCGGTGTCCGGCGCCAGCGCGTACCACGTCAAGGTGGCGCGCGACGCGGCGCTGACCGAAGTGGCCTGGAGCGGCACCACCACCGACACCCGCGCGCGTCCGGAGGGCCTGCCCGAAGGCACGCTCTATCTTGCCGTCAGCGCCGTCGACGCCAACCGCCTGACCGGCCTTGCCGCGCAGGCGCCGGTGGCCGTGCGGCTGAACCCGCCGGCGCCGTTCACGCTGCAGCCCGCGGCGGATGCGGTGCGCTATGGCGAGACGGTGGCGTTCGCCTGGGCGGCGGTGCCTGGCGCCGCCAGCTATGAACTGGCCGTGGCCGGCGATGCCGGCTTCGCCGGCGCGGTGGCACTGCACCCCGCCGCCGAGCCCGCAAGCGCGCAGCCGCAGGCGCCCGGCCAGTACTGGTGGCGCGTGCGCAGCGTCGACGCCGCGGGCCGGCCCGGCCCCTGGTCGGCGCCGGTCGCCTATCGCGTCGAGCCGCCGGGCCCGGTGCCGTCGATGCAGGACGACGGCAAGACGCTGCAGGTCGGCTGGCCCGCCGACCGTGGCGCGGGCACCGGCTACCGGGTCCAGTTGTCGGCCGATGCCGGCTTCGCCACGCTGCTGGTGGACCAGCACACCGAAACCAACGCCATCGAGCTGCCGCGCCCGGCGCCGGGCGTCTACTACGTGCGGGTCGCCCGCGCGGCGCCGGGGGCCGTGCCTGACACGGGGGCGTTCTCCGCGCCGCAGCGCATCGAGATCTTCACCTACCTGATGGATGGCAATGGCGCTGCCATCGGCGCGGGTGTCGGGACCGATGGTGGGGCGGGTGGCGGGACGGGTGGCGGTGGCCGTATCCGCCTCCACTGA
- a CDS encoding phosphorylase: protein MNAPFVMVVTGMDFEAGIAAGPHCRVVHGLRGIALEQEVSAMASRACRGIVSFGVAGGLDPALAPGDLVIADEIRAPGERYDTAPDWTHALHAALPHARVGPIAGADEPVLDIAAKQALRQASGALCVDMESHLAARMATACRLPFAACRVIIDPASRAVPAAAAAGMGAGGKTDVTAVLGGLLRAPWQLPAMLRLAGDAAAARGALRAARLAVGDGFALRDMLQQ from the coding sequence GTGAACGCGCCCTTCGTCATGGTCGTCACCGGCATGGATTTCGAGGCCGGCATCGCCGCCGGCCCGCATTGCCGCGTGGTGCACGGGCTGCGCGGCATCGCGCTGGAGCAGGAGGTGTCGGCCATGGCCAGCCGCGCATGCCGGGGCATCGTCAGCTTCGGCGTCGCCGGCGGGCTGGACCCGGCGCTGGCGCCGGGCGACCTGGTCATCGCCGATGAGATCCGCGCGCCCGGCGAACGCTACGACACCGCGCCGGACTGGACCCACGCGCTGCACGCCGCGCTGCCGCATGCCCGGGTCGGCCCCATCGCCGGCGCGGACGAGCCGGTGCTCGACATCGCCGCAAAGCAGGCGCTGCGGCAGGCCAGCGGCGCGCTGTGCGTCGACATGGAATCGCATCTCGCCGCGCGCATGGCCACGGCCTGCCGGCTGCCGTTCGCGGCTTGCCGCGTGATTATCGACCCGGCCAGCCGCGCCGTACCGGCCGCCGCGGCGGCAGGCATGGGCGCAGGCGGCAAGACCGATGTGACGGCGGTGCTGGGCGGGCTGCTGCGCGCGCCGTGGCAATTGCCGGCAATGCTGCGGCTGGCGGGCGATGCCGCCGCGGCGCGTGGCGCGCTGCGGGCGGCCAGGCTGGCGGTGGGCGACGGCTTTGCGTTGCGCGACATGCTGCAGCAGTAG
- a CDS encoding cold-shock protein encodes METGTVKWFNDAKGFGFITPDAGGNDLFAHFSAIEGSGFKSLKEGQKVRYVKAMGQKGEQATKIQAV; translated from the coding sequence ATGGAAACCGGTACCGTTAAGTGGTTCAACGACGCCAAGGGCTTCGGCTTCATCACGCCGGACGCAGGCGGCAACGATCTGTTCGCGCACTTCTCCGCAATCGAAGGCTCGGGCTTCAAGTCGTTGAAGGAAGGCCAGAAGGTGCGCTACGTCAAGGCCATGGGCCAGAAGGGCGAGCAAGCCACCAAGATTCAGGCCGTCTGA
- a CDS encoding response regulator transcription factor — MRIASVEDDPDQAELIRQILGEAGFECESFANGADFLRALREQAFDLLMVDWQLPGTSGYELVSWVRQKSGNMPPILFVTSRTGEADIVAGLSVGADDYMLKPIRAGELVARVRSLLRRAYPEAAQEVELIRRGNYTVDPHTRAITLGGQPVQLSPREYELALFLFRNTGRLLAREVVEQAVWGRAMGAGSRTLDTHISRLRLKLALRPENGVRLTSVYSHGYRFEEISAAEAEADEAGADA; from the coding sequence ATGAGAATTGCCTCGGTGGAGGACGATCCGGATCAGGCCGAGCTGATCCGGCAGATTTTGGGCGAGGCCGGTTTCGAGTGCGAATCGTTCGCCAATGGCGCCGATTTCCTGCGCGCGCTGCGCGAACAGGCGTTTGACCTGCTGATGGTCGACTGGCAGCTGCCCGGCACCAGCGGCTACGAACTGGTCAGCTGGGTGCGGCAGAAGTCCGGCAACATGCCGCCGATCCTGTTTGTCACCAGCCGTACCGGCGAGGCCGACATCGTCGCCGGCCTGAGCGTCGGCGCCGACGACTACATGCTCAAGCCCATCCGTGCCGGCGAACTGGTCGCGCGCGTGCGCTCGCTGCTGCGCCGCGCCTATCCGGAGGCCGCGCAGGAAGTCGAGCTGATCCGGCGCGGCAACTACACCGTCGATCCCCATACCCGCGCCATCACCCTTGGCGGCCAGCCCGTGCAGCTGTCGCCGCGCGAATATGAGCTGGCCCTGTTCCTGTTCCGCAATACCGGGCGCCTGCTGGCGCGCGAGGTGGTGGAGCAGGCGGTCTGGGGCCGTGCCATGGGCGCCGGCTCGCGCACGCTCGATACCCATATCTCGCGGCTGCGGCTGAAGCTGGCGCTGCGCCCCGAAAACGGCGTGCGGCTGACGTCCGTGTACTCGCACGGCTATCGCTTTGAGGAAATTTCCGCTGCCGAAGCGGAAGCTGACGAGGCCGGCGCGGATGCGTAA
- a CDS encoding glycosyltransferase: MAGVKVQVAPRIYVPVRIKFAVALVVAVGWTVFSVWMAQQWMSDLTGRVGVVAAALLVGGIAIVPGFMNAFLIASLAMDRRPPRRPLDDYPPLTILIAAYNEEASILDTLASIERQNYPAPLQVIVINDGSRDATASLVRGAEVKYPWLRLLDMPGNGGKAKALNAGLKLALNELLVTVDADSYLQKLALVSIVERYRQDPPNTRAVAGKILVRNSRQNWLTQCQEWDYFQGIAAIKRMQSLYQGTLVAQGAFSIYDRQALLEVGGWDDCVGEDIVLTWALLKAGYRVGHCEDACIFTNVPDNVRQFVRQRQRWARGMMEAFRQHPGILLVPRMSTFFVYWNLLYPWLDLAFTLGFVPGIVLALFGYYWIAGPMTLALLPLAVLMSVLMFTIERRMFDRLGLKVRRNRVGLCIYVIFYSLLLQPASVLGYIDELFKTRKTWGTK, encoded by the coding sequence ATGGCAGGGGTTAAGGTGCAAGTCGCGCCGCGCATCTATGTGCCGGTGCGCATCAAGTTCGCGGTCGCGCTGGTCGTGGCAGTGGGCTGGACCGTCTTTTCGGTGTGGATGGCGCAGCAGTGGATGTCCGACCTGACCGGCAGGGTCGGTGTGGTGGCCGCCGCGCTGCTGGTGGGCGGCATTGCCATCGTCCCCGGTTTCATGAACGCTTTCCTGATCGCCAGCCTGGCCATGGACCGCCGGCCGCCGCGCCGGCCGCTGGACGACTATCCACCGCTGACCATCCTGATTGCGGCCTACAACGAAGAAGCGTCGATCCTGGACACGCTGGCCAGCATCGAGCGGCAGAACTATCCGGCGCCGTTGCAGGTGATTGTCATCAACGACGGCTCGCGCGACGCCACCGCGTCGCTGGTGCGCGGCGCCGAGGTCAAGTATCCGTGGCTGCGCTTGCTCGACATGCCCGGGAACGGCGGCAAGGCAAAGGCGCTGAACGCCGGGCTGAAGCTCGCGCTGAACGAGTTGCTGGTCACCGTCGACGCTGACTCCTACCTGCAGAAGCTCGCGCTGGTCAGCATCGTCGAGCGCTATCGCCAGGATCCGCCCAATACCCGTGCCGTGGCCGGCAAGATCCTGGTGCGCAATTCGCGCCAGAACTGGCTGACGCAGTGCCAGGAATGGGACTATTTCCAGGGCATTGCGGCGATCAAGCGCATGCAGTCGCTGTACCAGGGCACGCTGGTCGCGCAGGGCGCGTTCTCGATCTACGACCGCCAGGCGCTGCTGGAGGTGGGTGGCTGGGACGACTGCGTCGGCGAGGACATCGTGCTGACCTGGGCGCTGCTGAAGGCCGGCTACCGCGTCGGGCACTGCGAGGACGCCTGCATCTTTACCAACGTGCCCGACAACGTGCGCCAGTTCGTGCGCCAGCGCCAGCGCTGGGCGCGCGGCATGATGGAGGCCTTCCGCCAGCACCCGGGCATCCTGCTGGTGCCGCGCATGTCGACCTTCTTCGTCTACTGGAACCTGCTGTACCCGTGGCTGGACCTGGCTTTTACGCTGGGCTTCGTTCCCGGCATCGTGCTGGCGCTGTTCGGCTACTACTGGATCGCGGGGCCGATGACGCTGGCGCTGCTGCCGCTGGCGGTGCTGATGAGCGTGCTGATGTTCACGATCGAACGGCGCATGTTCGACCGGCTCGGCCTCAAGGTCAGGCGCAACCGCGTCGGCCTGTGCATTTACGTGATTTTCTACAGCCTGCTGCTCCAGCCCGCGAGCGTGCTCGGCTATATCGACGAACTCTTCAAGACGCGCAAGACCTGGGGTACCAAGTGA
- the hpnD gene encoding presqualene diphosphate synthase HpnD yields the protein MAVTQIATQDTPAAVAGSSAAAAASAGSSFHAALRILPAHQRQAMFEIYAFCRAVDDIADAIAGDLAPHAQRLAGLDAWRCDIAACYAGNPPAALRPLAAQIRAFDLQQQDFLAVIDGMTMDVVQDIRAPDAATLDLYCDRVASAVGRLAVRVFGLETSCGLALAHHLGRALQLTNILRDIDEDAAIGRLYLPAEALATAGIDAARATPQAVVAHAAIGQACAAVAQEAQAHYDQANAIMARCPARLVRSPRIMADVYHRILARLRMQGWRAPRQRVRLPRAQLLWIMLRHAIG from the coding sequence GTGGCCGTTACTCAAATCGCAACGCAAGACACCCCCGCCGCCGTGGCCGGCTCCAGCGCAGCTGCCGCCGCCTCTGCCGGCAGTTCCTTCCATGCCGCACTGCGCATCCTGCCGGCGCACCAGCGCCAGGCCATGTTCGAGATCTACGCGTTCTGCCGCGCGGTCGACGACATCGCCGACGCCATCGCCGGCGACCTCGCCCCGCATGCGCAGCGCCTGGCCGGGCTCGATGCCTGGCGCTGCGACATCGCCGCCTGCTACGCCGGCAACCCGCCCGCGGCGCTGCGGCCGCTGGCCGCGCAGATCCGTGCCTTCGACCTGCAGCAGCAGGATTTCCTCGCCGTCATCGACGGCATGACCATGGACGTGGTGCAGGACATCCGCGCCCCCGACGCCGCCACCCTCGACCTGTACTGCGACCGCGTGGCGAGCGCGGTGGGCCGGCTGGCGGTGCGCGTGTTCGGCCTGGAAACGTCGTGCGGCCTCGCGCTGGCGCACCACCTGGGGCGTGCGCTGCAGCTGACCAACATCCTGCGCGACATCGACGAGGATGCCGCCATCGGCCGCCTCTACCTGCCGGCCGAGGCGTTGGCCACCGCCGGCATCGATGCCGCGCGCGCCACGCCGCAGGCAGTGGTCGCGCATGCGGCAATCGGCCAGGCCTGCGCGGCAGTGGCCCAGGAAGCGCAGGCGCACTACGACCAGGCCAACGCCATCATGGCGCGCTGCCCGGCGCGGCTGGTGCGCTCGCCGCGCATCATGGCCGACGTCTACCACCGCATCCTCGCGCGCCTGCGCATGCAGGGCTGGCGGGCGCCGCGCCAGCGCGTGCGGCTGCCGCGCGCGCAGCTGCTCTGGATCATGCTGCGCCACGCCATTGGCTGA
- a CDS encoding CHASE2 domain-containing protein, whose translation MVGRVAGRVAVAVSASTEPAAPARAFGRRTLAEWCVLVAAVLVLALLAARQGWTERADLAAYDTAIAAQHHPARDDIVIVAIDDASITAIGRWPWRRAVLGQLVERIAAGGPRVIGVDVILSERDTRYPQDDALLARSLAQAGNVVLPVVAEPSTGGTGGMLVRYPLAGLGAAVGHINMVVDTDGVARQVWLREGPQPVEAAGVPHLAAVMAGMLAEPGRAPRALDSYRQEAARLTESNGWQRSGRVRIPYAGPPGTFARVSARDVLEGRIDPARFAGKAVLVGAMATGMGDVLPTPVSRDGRGMSGVEILANTLQALTDGDAILAVPRGWQLAGTLLAVLLAALAALRLPPRGALVATGLLLVALLGGSLALLALARLWFAPAAAALGCLLFYPLWAWRRQEAALRFLADELARLEREPGLMPAPHYTGATLDSRMRAVYGMSARLRGMRRFLSDGLESLPDATAICDLAGGVMLANRRCVALAPAVLGRVAAAGDTGEPRAPIRDVIEALFPAPAPALAYWHALHGRHAGVRPVQDPVPEGGIEVAGRGDRRYLLHGAPLHGESGAVAGLIVSVTDITAIRVAERQREQMLRFLSHDMRSPQASILALIELHERRARGDAGDAGDSNSAVLHRIAAHARRTMTLADDFISVARAESQSLAFTEVELGGLVLDATDQLWALANARSVSLQVDLPDEPAVLRGEPSLLVRAIANVVSNAIKFSPHGAEVAVTLTHAGEHFVIAVQDHGPGIDEADQARLFEPFVRLHEGRQGAPDGTGLGLVLVRAVAERHGGKVTVQSAAGAGATFRIELPTG comes from the coding sequence ATGGTGGGGCGGGTGGCGGGACGGGTGGCGGTGGCCGTATCCGCCTCCACTGAGCCCGCCGCGCCGGCCCGCGCCTTCGGCCGCCGTACGCTGGCCGAATGGTGCGTGCTGGTCGCGGCAGTGCTGGTCCTGGCGCTGCTGGCCGCGCGCCAGGGCTGGACCGAGCGCGCCGACCTGGCCGCCTACGACACCGCCATCGCCGCCCAGCACCATCCCGCCCGCGACGACATCGTCATCGTCGCCATCGACGACGCCAGCATCACCGCCATCGGCCGCTGGCCCTGGCGCCGCGCGGTGCTGGGGCAGCTGGTCGAGCGCATTGCCGCCGGCGGCCCGCGCGTGATCGGCGTCGACGTGATCCTGTCCGAGCGCGACACCCGCTATCCGCAGGACGACGCGCTGCTGGCGCGCAGCCTGGCGCAGGCGGGCAACGTGGTGCTGCCGGTGGTGGCCGAACCGAGCACCGGCGGCACCGGCGGCATGCTGGTGCGCTACCCGCTGGCCGGCCTCGGCGCCGCGGTTGGCCACATCAACATGGTGGTCGATACCGACGGCGTGGCGCGCCAGGTCTGGCTGCGCGAAGGGCCGCAGCCGGTCGAGGCCGCGGGGGTGCCGCACCTTGCGGCGGTGATGGCCGGCATGCTGGCAGAGCCGGGACGCGCACCGCGGGCGCTGGACAGCTACCGCCAGGAAGCCGCTCGCCTCACCGAAAGCAACGGCTGGCAGCGCAGCGGCCGCGTACGCATCCCCTACGCCGGCCCGCCCGGCACCTTTGCGCGCGTGTCGGCGCGCGACGTGCTGGAAGGCCGCATCGATCCCGCGCGCTTTGCCGGCAAGGCGGTGCTGGTCGGCGCCATGGCCACCGGCATGGGCGACGTGCTGCCCACGCCGGTATCGCGCGACGGCCGCGGCATGAGCGGCGTCGAGATCCTGGCCAATACGCTGCAGGCGCTGACCGATGGCGACGCCATCCTGGCCGTGCCGCGCGGCTGGCAGCTCGCGGGAACGCTGCTGGCGGTATTGCTGGCGGCGCTGGCCGCGCTGCGTCTGCCGCCGCGCGGCGCGCTGGTCGCCACCGGGCTGCTGCTGGTGGCCCTGCTGGGCGGCTCGCTGGCGCTGCTGGCCCTGGCACGGCTCTGGTTCGCCCCGGCCGCGGCGGCGCTGGGCTGCCTGCTGTTCTATCCGCTGTGGGCGTGGCGCCGCCAGGAAGCGGCGCTGCGCTTCCTGGCCGACGAACTGGCGCGGCTGGAGCGCGAGCCGGGCCTGATGCCGGCGCCGCACTACACCGGCGCCACGCTGGACAGCCGCATGCGCGCCGTCTATGGCATGAGCGCCAGGCTGCGCGGCATGCGCCGTTTCCTCTCCGACGGGCTGGAAAGCCTGCCCGATGCCACCGCCATCTGCGACCTGGCGGGCGGCGTGATGCTGGCCAACCGCCGCTGCGTGGCGCTGGCGCCGGCGGTGCTCGGGCGCGTGGCCGCGGCAGGCGATACCGGCGAGCCGCGTGCGCCGATCCGCGACGTGATCGAGGCGCTGTTCCCCGCGCCGGCGCCCGCGCTGGCGTACTGGCATGCGCTGCATGGCCGCCACGCCGGGGTCCGTCCCGTGCAGGATCCGGTCCCCGAGGGCGGCATCGAGGTTGCGGGCCGCGGCGACCGCCGCTACCTGCTGCACGGCGCGCCGCTGCACGGGGAGTCCGGCGCGGTGGCGGGGCTGATCGTCAGCGTCACCGACATCACGGCGATCCGCGTGGCCGAGCGCCAGCGCGAGCAGATGCTGCGCTTCCTGTCGCATGACATGCGTTCGCCGCAGGCATCGATCCTGGCGCTGATCGAGCTGCACGAGCGCCGTGCCCGCGGCGACGCCGGCGATGCTGGCGACAGCAACAGCGCCGTGCTGCACCGCATCGCCGCCCACGCGCGCCGCACCATGACGCTGGCCGACGATTTCATCAGCGTGGCGCGCGCCGAGTCGCAGTCGCTGGCCTTTACCGAAGTCGAGCTCGGCGGCCTGGTGCTGGATGCCACCGACCAGCTGTGGGCGCTGGCCAACGCCCGCAGCGTGTCGCTGCAGGTCGACCTGCCCGACGAGCCCGCCGTGCTGCGCGGCGAGCCCTCGCTGCTGGTGCGGGCCATCGCCAACGTGGTCAGCAATGCCATCAAGTTCAGCCCGCACGGTGCCGAGGTGGCGGTGACGCTGACGCACGCAGGCGAGCATTTCGTGATTGCGGTGCAGGACCATGGCCCCGGTATCGACGAGGCCGACCAGGCGCGCCTGTTCGAGCCCTTCGTGCGCCTGCACGAGGGCCGGCAGGGCGCGCCGGACGGCACGGGGCTGGGCCTGGTGCTGGTGCGCGCAGTGGCCGAGCGGCATGGCGGCAAGGTCACGGTGCAAAGCGCGGCAGGTGCCGGCGCAACATTCCGGATCGAACTGCCAACCGGTTAA